The DNA window TTACGCgcagaataatattttcataaaaaaaaaaaattataataacaagAATGTTAAAAGAggtaatgtatttattaataaaacatatatggATAATATtgatgatatatttatatgttaaaaagtAACGAATTGAATTACTTATTATAACGCTTGAAATTTTATCTTtctatctatatctatatataaatatatatatacatatacatgtttagTTTAAGTTTTACAATAAtcctatatttattattatttagattttaaaattaaatatttaaaaaaacaataataaaaaaaataattaattattattaaaataatgtaatttgACACaggtaaataaataaatatttaattgcatttaagtaaatatagGTGTTTCTCTATAGAATTGCTTTAAccttattataaaaattataatacttaattttttggatccatatttttttcattgaaaaatttttattttattatttttttttaaaatagtaatttAAATACTTTTTGTAAACCATTTTCTCATGTTCCgcgttatttttatacttattattttaGAGTTCATGcttttgtaatttaatatattatattgaaaaataaataatataaaataaaactataaaatatttaagatGAAATCAATACTCTTTTTTGTATCAGCTTCCGctgttatatttaaattatcttcTACCTCTGAAAGTGTTAATGGTTGCTTTAGTGgggtaatataaaaatattttcaaa is part of the Plasmodium malariae genome assembly, contig: PmUG01_00_46, whole genome shotgun sequence genome and encodes:
- the PmUG01_00075300 gene encoding fam-l protein, whose protein sequence is QPLTLSEVEDNLNITAEADTKKSIDFILNIL